The following proteins are encoded in a genomic region of Thunnus maccoyii chromosome 8, fThuMac1.1, whole genome shotgun sequence:
- the LOC121902118 gene encoding uncharacterized protein LOC121902118, whose product MPGRRQSLYESTSSESQTYVQWLRKQKVKVGSRMHTLQAYMLGRDMAAQQTALQPSSSAAASADPSEPSDDVLLAAAMEVDSQLVRDAPPAVSPPGPSLPPAVPPAGDGPGQLANLASSSGAELLPRSWRLTLPEEQQDWLGRARFTRGAGGQPVLTSELRLWWFPPGDRPLYTQPPTSAHAFFQSRFFLWAPYRMWAYRLVCPTCGRRLTDAGLYKTVRRVLDRAAGISWARSTWSAVHVTGSMRRGRRTSWSSWTWHTRSVFQLFSRTSCPAIRR is encoded by the exons ATGCCAGGGAGACGGCAATCCCTGTATGAGTCAACCAGCAGCGAGAGTCAAAC CTATGTGCAGTGGCTGAGGAAGCAGAAAGTGAAGGTGGGGTCCCGGATGCACACGCTGCAGGCATACATGCTGGGCCGGGACATGGCTGCACAGCAGACAGCACTGCAGCCTTCATCAA GCGCTGCTGCATCCGCGGACCCCTCAGAGCCTTCGGACGACGTGCTCCTCGCCGCCGCCATGGAGGTTGACTCTCAGc TTGTCAGGGACGCCCCACCAGCTGTCTCCCCGCCTGGACCCTCCCTGCCGCCTGCTGTCCCCCCTGCTGGCGACGGCCCGGGGCAGCTGGCAAACCTGGCCTCCAGCTCTGGCGCAGAG CTGCTGCCAAGGAGCTGGAGGCTGACACTGCCCGAGGAGCAACAGGACTGGCTGGGCCGGGCCCGGTTCACCAGAGGTGCAGGCGGGCAGCCCGTCCTCACCAGCGAGCTCCGCCTGTGGTGGTTCCCCCCCGGAGACCGGCCCCTCTACACGCAGCCCCCCACCTCGGCCCACGCCTTCTTCCAGAGCCGGTTCTTCCTGTGGGCACCCTACAGGATGTGGGCATACAGGCTTGTATGCCCCACCTGTGGACGCAGACTGACCGACGCTGGCCTGTACAAGACCGTCCGGAGGGTCTTGGACAGAGCAGCTGGTATTTCATGGGCACGGAGTACCTGGAGTGCTGTTCATGTCACAGGAAGTATGCGGCGTGGGCGCAGAACATCATGGAGCAGCTGGACCTGGCACACCAGGAGCGTTTTCCAGCTGTTCTCACGTACAA GTTGTCCTGCGATAAGACGGTGA
- the LOC121902117 gene encoding uncharacterized protein LOC121902117, whose translation MSVLTDSEGDGLLPMVAGLMRRYRDAGKTPPQVLYVDRDCCANTGRCKVAAMFGEWDQLVVCLDVWHLMRRFARGVTTDSHQLYGLFMARVFLAIFEWDRGDVDHLTEAKQSEEGRDAYIKLSARELAHHCCRRTRGVEETEQLLKEVLDSFWEATDTRLEDIWSTQRRHLYCIQDPQGVQLYAKTGELTKGGVRLPVFHCTRGSTSLESFHLHLCRFIPGTSASALYFQVYLLEGLVRWNENWARAAAEDGQRTTLCCYSAQLQHGFNQLTQEFLGLTLVENYTRPGEYTGELIGVEYLYSQTSAVLQQDAGQEREEEEDNEDDEGFQEDLEDMRFAGHLDSLLRPSRPATPTTPESMEEEEEDVRGPDGHKGYQHAVRLAHALVELRHHAYVTHRQVTEIVALWQKLSDRDKATISFPPRHQDQLVKGRFKTGPSRLSNMLGVDSVKWSYISQGAGPAQSPKASRMVEAMFSELCHIHYEGRTIAGVRVKHWGGVKRDYCLIRGNVQKEPHGSHQPPAL comes from the exons ATGTCTGTCCTCACGGACTCCGAGGGGGACGGACTTTTGCCTATGGTGGCTGGACTCATGCGGCGGTACAGAGACGCCGGAAAGACCCCTCCGCAGGTCTTGTACGTGGACCGGGACTGCTGTGCCAACACTGGACGCTGCAAG GTGGCAGCCATGTTCGGTGAGTGGGACCAGCTGGTGGTGTGCCTGGACGTGTGGCACCTCATGCGACGCTTCGCGAGGGGTGTCACCACCGATAGCCACCAGCTGTATGGCCTCTTCATGGCGCGTGTGTTCTTGGCCATTTTCGAGTGGGACAGGGGCGACGTGGACCACCTGACAGAGGCCAAGCAGTCCGAGGAGGGGAGGGACGCCTACATCAAACTGTCAGCCAGGGAGCTCGCCCATCACTGCTGCCGCCGCACCAGGGGTGTGGAGGAGACAGAGCAGCTCCTCAAGGAGGTGCTGGACTCCTTCTGGGAGGCGACCGACACCAGGTTGGAGGACATTTGGAGCACGCAGCGTCGTCACCtatactgcattcaggacccgCAGGGAGTGCAGCTTTATGCCAAGACGGGGGAGCTGACCAAAGGGGGGGTCAGGCTTCCCGTCTTCCACTGCACCAGAGGCTCCACTTCCCTGGAGTCATTCCACCTCCACTTGTGCCGCTTCATTCCAG GCACGTCTGCCAGCGCCCTATACTTCCAGGTGTACCTGCTGGAGGGCCTGGTGAGGTGGAATGAAAATTGGGCCAGGGCAGCAGCGGAGGACGGCCAGAGGACGACACTGTGTtgctacagtgcccagctgcaGCATGGCTTCAACCAGCTCACCCAGGAGTTCCTGGGTCTGACGCTGGTTGAGAATTACACACGGCCTGGGGAGTACACAG GGGAGCTCATTGGGGTGGAGTACCTGTACTCCCAGACGAGCGCTGTGCTGCAGCAGGATGCAGGCCAGGAgcgggaggaagaggaggacaatGAGGACGACGAGGGCTTCCAGGAGGACCTGGAGGATATGAGGTTCGCAGGACACCTCGACAGTCTCCTTCGGCCGTCTCGGCCTGCCACCCCCACCACACCGGAGtcgatggaggaagaggaagag GATGTACGCGGTCCAGACGGTCACAAAGGGTACCAGCACGCTGTCCGTCTGGCCCATGCCCTCGTAGAGCTGCGTCACCACGCCTATGTGACGCACCGGCAGGTGACGGAGATTGTCGCGCTCTGGCAGAAGCTGTCAGACAGGGACAAGGCGACTATCTCCTTCCCCCCACGCCACCAGGACCAGCTTGTCAAGGGCCGGTTCAAGACCGGCCCTTCGAGACTGTCCAACATGCTGGGTGTGGACAGCGTGAAGTG GTCCTACATTAGCCAAGGCGCGGGTCCAGCACAGTCTCCAAAAGCCAGCAGGATGGTGGAGGCCATGTTTTCGGAGCTGTGCCATATTCACTACGAGGGCCGTACTATCGCCGGGGTCCGGGTTAAGCACTGGGGGGGTGTCAAGAGGGACTACTGTCTCATCAGAGGCAATGTGCAGAAAGAACCTCATGGCAGTCACCAACCTCCAGCTTTATGA
- the LOC121902119 gene encoding uncharacterized protein LOC121902119, translating into MMTETVRVAVPGATCKHSTTEQLGAARAPLKEPFQPDQPMAFHPPEDASGQAATRRGPLAPQLFDVINASANAASSFSVTDTPSATTPSASTSAAATASAPSEPRSTAWQRKVREELQRQAQKEGALLNRSRKDFQHFLCKCCGQPKTKEYGHSHYRGEHFCSRAEGRSVEEWLAEKRSQEPKKTEATQPATLLAPKTARNIARKTAPQPPP; encoded by the exons ATGATGACGGAAACGGTGCGCGTAGCTGTTCCAGGGGCCACCTGCAAGCACTCCACAACGGAGCAGCTGGGTGCAGCCAGGGCTCCGCTGAAGGAGCCTTTTCAGCCTGACCAGCCTATGGCTTTCCATCCGCCAGAGGACGCCTCTGGTCAGGCTGCCACTCGCCGTGGGCCCCTGGCACCGCAGCTGTTTGACGTCATCAACGCAAGTGCCAATGCAGCCTCCTCCTTCTCCGTCACAGACACCCCTTCTGCCACCACCCCTTCTGCCTCCACCTCAGCTGCAGCCACCGCCTCTGCCCCCAGTGAGCCACGCTCCACAGCCTGGCAGAGGAAGGTCCGGGAGGAGCTGCAGCGACAGGCCCAGAAGGAGGGTGCTCTCCTCAACAGGTCTAGAAAGGACTTCCAGCACTTTCTGTGCAAGTGCTGTGGCCAGCCAAAGACCAAAGAATACGGCCACAGTCACTACAGAGGAGAACACTTTTGCTCCCGGGCCGAGGGCCGCTCGGTGGAAGAATGGCTGGCAGAGAAAAGGAGCCAGGAACCCAAAAAG ACTGAAGCCACCCAGCCTGCCACCCTGCTTGCCCCAAAGACTGCCCGAAACATTGCCCGAAAGACTGCCCCACAGCCTCCCCCATAA